A window of uncultured Methanobrevibacter sp. genomic DNA:
TTAACTATGATTTCAAAAAATTAAAAATAATTCCAAGTTTTAAATGAAATGGAGCATTCTTAGAAAAAATTATTATTGAAATAATACTTTGTTATTTTAAAAAAATACTTAAAAATTAAAAAAAAGAGTTATTAGAAAATTAATTAAGAAATTAATGATATAAAATCAATTTTTAAGAAATATAAACAAAATTAAACGAGAAATATTGAATTAAACTGGAAAAAGTAAATATTTAAAGTAATACTTTTTTAAAAAATAATACTACTTAATTTAAACATTTTTCCATATGAGTTGTTTCATCATAGTCATCTTCTTCCAGAACTATTTTATAACCCAAAGATTTCCAGAAAGGCAAAGCAGCATCAAGATACCTGTGAGTATGCAAATAGATTTTGCTGTATCCTTCAAGCTTGGAAAACGATTCAATTTTGCCTACAAGTTTACGGGCCAGACCATACCTTCTGTAATTTTCATCAACCATCAGTCTCCAGATACTGGCAGTATCCTCTTTAGAGTACATTCCCCTAAAATATTCATAGTCCTTGTCATAGGCTCTGATTCCTGCAGTTGCAACAATCTTATCACCATCATATGCAATGAAAAAGCTATTGCATGAAGGATTGATGTAATATTCTTCAATGCCTTCTATATCATAATGAAATCTCATGTCAGGACCAATGCCATATTCCTTTTTAATCTGGCCATATAAAAAAGATTTGACATCTTCTATTTCAGCGCCGTTGTTGTCAATTTCCTTAATAACAAATTCCATAATATCACTTAAAAAAAAGAGAATAAAAAAATCACTTATTCCTGTGCAGTTTCAGGATTG
This region includes:
- a CDS encoding GNAT family N-acetyltransferase, producing MEFVIKEIDNNGAEIEDVKSFLYGQIKKEYGIGPDMRFHYDIEGIEEYYINPSCNSFFIAYDGDKIVATAGIRAYDKDYEYFRGMYSKEDTASIWRLMVDENYRRYGLARKLVGKIESFSKLEGYSKIYLHTHRYLDAALPFWKSLGYKIVLEEDDYDETTHMEKCLN